From Drosophila yakuba strain Tai18E2 chromosome 2L, Prin_Dyak_Tai18E2_2.1, whole genome shotgun sequence, one genomic window encodes:
- the LOC6526381 gene encoding uncharacterized protein LOC6526381 isoform X1, whose product MPPKKAKKGAGSKKKEEELENQPQPPNVFLYIQLAVIANTPRTQHPLEIHISQGGSLLVKCDEHYNTDGIIVQEEFHSKPTFTLIFQQDNVDRINHAADNPLLIQLYMRVFPPRRDIPVAYEMLEELEEEHDLESDSDSILTVSTGRTATTQDDVLDDVFEAKETVKLVLLCVGYLDVIKLFGHRRSMICEELYLYPMPDVPNEMRSTVHTEWHLYTLLPIAKKLTFTNMAFVTFESIYCLKDEYVLDLETLWVRVSFRSRLPGDRNDYTFIPLCEFGNLERKIICLQDNHHVFESFRRSVSPWNVTGLKSAMEVQMHRLFSELFYSETMTPDFEEIDPVMDEALVCNSFHRFILTQSMANILSYAITCQQYVLVVEAFQTFGAAKPQKVFQGVLDPSIMAFPGVQNMRFAVQLDYLGKLRPKKMMSMMNLKAVERTKSLPTFAIIKLCLLAPIGEIYKELKVFRDSFIRQNRLLFCDRPYGSQNVMTLGEIQMESYARFDKFIRDCISFIIDKKVMKLEDKKQHFCCAVQNLTNILMKVVGSVYNTRTLTHTSVEFANLCAFAYNELEPRVHVVVEQIENEGFDSYTINKQIQMERIIDYLNTVKLLLMVNDENLANLLMEKAITEYPSNGRFWFYMVIAYMERGDLEKAKVYFKKNHLADTHDYFAGWIKLYINYVDTRNNPETAPDCIECLLRSITNYAERYPRQQDAWILLYCYYKRFNYEPGCAFAHWRFEDHYGHCRLNSSSNAPHSLWGLYVNLKITIPTSRGNMFLEVFRTFARLGLYEFAQVVFAAVEHLAGDADRYMLQTQMDMMLNQLDEEFVPQSFEFEEGEEGDYLAAMNAQINGNVEFYRGNLEEAALYYESALTLPPPEENQRDFFEVSRLRLGYISYELGNYNKCIEALNFPFAGQLLSIVANYMIGKSYYKLDQLEMALESFVSATHLDTHVPNVWGFLALINLRLGENYKAIECWKYAKIEPNYAIDDMIIYEELDAIDYDSVDLYIDAPNQMGDDIFRDSQSDS is encoded by the exons ATGCCGCCCAAGAAGGCAAAGAAGGGGGCGGGGTcgaagaagaaggaggaggagctggagaacCAACCACAGCCACCGAATGTGTTCCTGTACATCCAGCTGGCGGTCATCGCCAACACGCCCCGCACGCAGCATCCGCTGGAGATTCACATTAGTCAGGGTGGCAGTTTGCTGGTGAAGTGCGACGAGCACTACAACACCGATGGAATCATTGTGCAGGAGGAGTTCCACTCCAAGCCCACGTTCACGCTCATCTTCCAGCAGGACAACGTGGACCGAATCAACCATGCCGCGGACAATCCGCTCCTCATTCAGCTGTACATGCGCGTCTTTCCGCCGCGAAGGGACATTCCAGTGGCGTACGAGATGCTGGAGGAGCTAGAGGAGGAGCACGACCTGGAGTCAGATTCAGACTCAATCTTGACCGTATCGACGGGCAGAACGGCGACCACGCAGGATGACGTACTCGATGACGTTTTCGAGGCCAAGGAGACGGTCAAGCTGGTGCTCCTTTGCGTGGGCTATCTGGACGTGATCAAGTTGTTCGGCCACCGGCGCAGCATGATCTGCGAAGAGCTCTACCTCTATCCCATGCCGGATGTGCCCAACGAGATGCGCTCCACCGTCCACACCGAGTGGCACCTCTACACCCTGCTGCCCATCGCCAAGAAGCTGACCTTCACCAACATGGCGTTCGTGACCTTTGAGAGCATCTACTGCCTAAAGGATGAGTACGTGTTGGACTTGGAGACCCTGTGGGTGCGAGTGAGCTTCCGCTCCCGGCTTCCCGGCGACCGGAACGATTACACATTCATTCCACTCTGCGAGTTCGGGAACCTGGAGCGGAAGATCATCTGCCTGCAGGACAACCACCACGTGTTCGAGTCCTTCCGGCGCAGCGTGAGCCCCTGGAATGTGACCGGACTGAAGTCGGCCATGGAGGTTCAGATGCACCGACTGTTCTCGGAGCTCTTTTACTCCGAGACCATGACGCCGGACTTCGAGGAGATCGACCCGGTCATGGACGAGGCCCTCGTCTGCAACTCCTTTCACCGGTTCATCCTGACTCAGAGTATGGCCAACATTCTCTCTTACGCCATAACCTGCCAGCAGTACGTCCTTGTCGTGGAGGCCTTCCAAACGTTCGGGGCCGCCAAGCCGCAGAAGGTTTTCCAAGGGGTTTTGGACCCGTCCATCATGGCTTTTCCAGGGG TGCAGAACATGAGATTCGCTGTCCAGCTAGACTACCTCGGAAAACTTAGGCCCAAGAAGATGATGAGCATGATGAACCTGAAGGCTGTGGAGCGTACGAAATCCCTGCCCACATTTGCCATCATCAAGCTGTGCCTCCTGGCTCCGATTGGAGAGATCTACAAGGAGTTGAAGGTGTTCCGCGACAGCTTCATTCGGCAGAACCGGCTGCTCTTCTGCGATCGTCCTTACGGTTCCCAAAATGTGATGACCCTGGGCGAAATCCAAATGGAAAGCTACGCTCGCTTCGACAAATTCATCCGGGACTGCATATCCTTCATCATCGACAAGAAGGTGATGAAGCTGGAGGACAAGAAGCAGCACTTTTGCTGTGCCGTTCAAAACTTGACCAACATCCTCATGAAGGTGGTGGGCAGTGTCTATAACACGAGGACTCTCACGCATACCAGCGTCGAGTTTGCG AATCTCTGTGCATTTGCCTACAATGAGCTGGAGCCCAGGGTCCACGTAGTGGTGGAGCAGATCGAGAACGAGGGCTTTGATAGTTACACGATCAATAAGCAGATCCAAATGGAGCGCATCATCGACTACTTGAACACTGTCAAGCTGCTCCTCATGGTGAATGATGAAAACCTCGCTAACCTGTTGATGGAAAAG GCCATAACGGAGTATCCAAGCAACGGGCGCTTCTGGTTCTACATGGTGATTGCGTACATGGAACGTGGCGATCTGGAAAAGGCGAAAGTGTACTTCAAAAAGAACCACCTGGCGGACACCCACGACTATTTTGC GGGCTGGATTAAGTTGTACATCAACTACGTGGACACGCGAAACAACCCGGAAACCGCGCCCGACTGCATCGAGTGTCTCCTGAGGAGCATCACCAACTACGCCGAGCGGTATCCCCGCCAGCAGGACGCATGGATCCTGCTCTACTGCTACTACAAGCGGTTCAACTACGAGCCGGGCTGCGCCTTCGCCCACTGGAGATTCGAGGATCACTATGGACACTGCCGGCTCAACTCCTCCTCCAATGCCCCGCACAGCCTGTGGGGTCTCTATGTGAACCTTAAAATCACCATACCAACGAGCCGGGGCAACATGTTCCTGGAGGTCTTTAGGACCTTTGCGCGCCTGGGCCTCTATGAGTTCGCCCAGGTGGTCTTTGCTGCCGTGGAGCATCTGGCCGGCGATGCGGATCGGTATATGCTCCAGACCCAGATGGACATGATGCTCAACCAACTGGACGAGGAGTTTGTGCCCCAGAGCTTTGAGTTCGAGGAGGGCGAGGAAGGTGATTATTTG GCCGCCATGAATGCCCAGATCAATGGCAATGTGGAGTTCTATCGGGGAAACCTGGAGGAGGCAGCCTTGTACTACGAGAGCGCCCTGACTTTGCCGCCTCCCGAGGAGAACCAACGCGACTTCTTTGAGGTCAGCAGACTGCGCCTGGGTTACATATCCTACGAGCTGGGCAACTACAACAAGTGCATCGAAGCACTGAACTTCCCATTCGCTGGCCAACTATTGTCCATTGTGGCCAACTATATGATAGGCAAGTCCTACTACAAGCTGGACCAACTGGAGATGGCTCTCGAGTCCTTTGTCAGTGCCACCCACCTGGACACCCATGTGCCCAACGTTTGGGGCTTCCTGGCGCTCATCAACCTGAGGCTGGGCGAGAACTACAAGGCCATCGAGTGCTGGAAGTACGCCAAAATA GAGCCCAACTATGCCATTGACGACATGATAATCTATGAGGAACTGGACGCCATCGACTACGACTCCGTTGACCTGTACATCGATGCTCCCAATCAAATGGGCGACGACATCTTCAGGGACTCGCAATCGGACTCATAA
- the LOC6526381 gene encoding uncharacterized protein LOC6526381 isoform X2 has product MPPKKAKKGAGSKKKEEELENQPQPPNVFLYIQLAVIANTPRTQHPLEIHISQGGSLLVKCDEHYNTDGIIVQEEFHSKPTFTLIFQQDNVDRINHAADNPLLIQLYMRVFPPRRDIPVAYEMLEELEEEHDLESDSDSILTVSTGRTATTQDDVLDDVFEAKETVKLVLLCVGYLDVIKLFGHRRSMICEELYLYPMPDVPNEMRSTVHTEWHLYTLLPIAKKLTFTNMAFVTFESIYCLKDEYVLDLETLWVRVSFRSRLPGDRNDYTFIPLCEFGNLERKIICLQDNHHVFESFRRSVSPWNVTGLKSAMEVQMHRLFSELFYSETMTPDFEEIDPVMDEALVCNSFHRFILTQSMANILSYAITCQQYVLVVEAFQTFGAAKPQKVFQGVLDPSIMAFPGVQNMRFAVQLDYLGKLRPKKMMSMMNLKAVERTKSLPTFAIIKLCLLAPIGEIYKELKVFRDSFIRQNRLLFCDRPYGSQNVMTLGEIQMESYARFDKFIRDCISFIIDKKVMKLEDKKQHFCCAVQNLTNILMKVVGSVYNTRTLTHTSVEFANLCAFAYNELEPRVHVVVEQIENEGFDSYTINKQIQMERIIDYLNTVKLLLMVNDENLANLLMEKAITEYPSNGRFWFYMVIAYMERGDLEKAKVYFKKNHLADTHDYFAGWIKLYINYVDTRNNPETAPDCIECLLRSITNYAERYPRQQDAWILLYCYYKRFNYEPGCAFAHWRFEDHYGHCRLNSSSNAPHSLWGLYVNLKITIPTSRGNMFLEVFRTFARLGLYEFAQVVFAAVEHLAGDADRYMLQTQMDMMLNQLDEEFVPQSFEFEEGEEGDYLAAMNAQINGNVEFYRGNLEEAALYYESALTLPPPEENQRDFFEVSRLRLGYISYELGNYNKCIEALNFPFAGQLLSIVANYMIGKSYYKLDQLEMALESFVSATHLDTHVPNVWGFLALINLRLGENYKAIECWKYAKIQSFRRSPTMPLTT; this is encoded by the exons ATGCCGCCCAAGAAGGCAAAGAAGGGGGCGGGGTcgaagaagaaggaggaggagctggagaacCAACCACAGCCACCGAATGTGTTCCTGTACATCCAGCTGGCGGTCATCGCCAACACGCCCCGCACGCAGCATCCGCTGGAGATTCACATTAGTCAGGGTGGCAGTTTGCTGGTGAAGTGCGACGAGCACTACAACACCGATGGAATCATTGTGCAGGAGGAGTTCCACTCCAAGCCCACGTTCACGCTCATCTTCCAGCAGGACAACGTGGACCGAATCAACCATGCCGCGGACAATCCGCTCCTCATTCAGCTGTACATGCGCGTCTTTCCGCCGCGAAGGGACATTCCAGTGGCGTACGAGATGCTGGAGGAGCTAGAGGAGGAGCACGACCTGGAGTCAGATTCAGACTCAATCTTGACCGTATCGACGGGCAGAACGGCGACCACGCAGGATGACGTACTCGATGACGTTTTCGAGGCCAAGGAGACGGTCAAGCTGGTGCTCCTTTGCGTGGGCTATCTGGACGTGATCAAGTTGTTCGGCCACCGGCGCAGCATGATCTGCGAAGAGCTCTACCTCTATCCCATGCCGGATGTGCCCAACGAGATGCGCTCCACCGTCCACACCGAGTGGCACCTCTACACCCTGCTGCCCATCGCCAAGAAGCTGACCTTCACCAACATGGCGTTCGTGACCTTTGAGAGCATCTACTGCCTAAAGGATGAGTACGTGTTGGACTTGGAGACCCTGTGGGTGCGAGTGAGCTTCCGCTCCCGGCTTCCCGGCGACCGGAACGATTACACATTCATTCCACTCTGCGAGTTCGGGAACCTGGAGCGGAAGATCATCTGCCTGCAGGACAACCACCACGTGTTCGAGTCCTTCCGGCGCAGCGTGAGCCCCTGGAATGTGACCGGACTGAAGTCGGCCATGGAGGTTCAGATGCACCGACTGTTCTCGGAGCTCTTTTACTCCGAGACCATGACGCCGGACTTCGAGGAGATCGACCCGGTCATGGACGAGGCCCTCGTCTGCAACTCCTTTCACCGGTTCATCCTGACTCAGAGTATGGCCAACATTCTCTCTTACGCCATAACCTGCCAGCAGTACGTCCTTGTCGTGGAGGCCTTCCAAACGTTCGGGGCCGCCAAGCCGCAGAAGGTTTTCCAAGGGGTTTTGGACCCGTCCATCATGGCTTTTCCAGGGG TGCAGAACATGAGATTCGCTGTCCAGCTAGACTACCTCGGAAAACTTAGGCCCAAGAAGATGATGAGCATGATGAACCTGAAGGCTGTGGAGCGTACGAAATCCCTGCCCACATTTGCCATCATCAAGCTGTGCCTCCTGGCTCCGATTGGAGAGATCTACAAGGAGTTGAAGGTGTTCCGCGACAGCTTCATTCGGCAGAACCGGCTGCTCTTCTGCGATCGTCCTTACGGTTCCCAAAATGTGATGACCCTGGGCGAAATCCAAATGGAAAGCTACGCTCGCTTCGACAAATTCATCCGGGACTGCATATCCTTCATCATCGACAAGAAGGTGATGAAGCTGGAGGACAAGAAGCAGCACTTTTGCTGTGCCGTTCAAAACTTGACCAACATCCTCATGAAGGTGGTGGGCAGTGTCTATAACACGAGGACTCTCACGCATACCAGCGTCGAGTTTGCG AATCTCTGTGCATTTGCCTACAATGAGCTGGAGCCCAGGGTCCACGTAGTGGTGGAGCAGATCGAGAACGAGGGCTTTGATAGTTACACGATCAATAAGCAGATCCAAATGGAGCGCATCATCGACTACTTGAACACTGTCAAGCTGCTCCTCATGGTGAATGATGAAAACCTCGCTAACCTGTTGATGGAAAAG GCCATAACGGAGTATCCAAGCAACGGGCGCTTCTGGTTCTACATGGTGATTGCGTACATGGAACGTGGCGATCTGGAAAAGGCGAAAGTGTACTTCAAAAAGAACCACCTGGCGGACACCCACGACTATTTTGC GGGCTGGATTAAGTTGTACATCAACTACGTGGACACGCGAAACAACCCGGAAACCGCGCCCGACTGCATCGAGTGTCTCCTGAGGAGCATCACCAACTACGCCGAGCGGTATCCCCGCCAGCAGGACGCATGGATCCTGCTCTACTGCTACTACAAGCGGTTCAACTACGAGCCGGGCTGCGCCTTCGCCCACTGGAGATTCGAGGATCACTATGGACACTGCCGGCTCAACTCCTCCTCCAATGCCCCGCACAGCCTGTGGGGTCTCTATGTGAACCTTAAAATCACCATACCAACGAGCCGGGGCAACATGTTCCTGGAGGTCTTTAGGACCTTTGCGCGCCTGGGCCTCTATGAGTTCGCCCAGGTGGTCTTTGCTGCCGTGGAGCATCTGGCCGGCGATGCGGATCGGTATATGCTCCAGACCCAGATGGACATGATGCTCAACCAACTGGACGAGGAGTTTGTGCCCCAGAGCTTTGAGTTCGAGGAGGGCGAGGAAGGTGATTATTTG GCCGCCATGAATGCCCAGATCAATGGCAATGTGGAGTTCTATCGGGGAAACCTGGAGGAGGCAGCCTTGTACTACGAGAGCGCCCTGACTTTGCCGCCTCCCGAGGAGAACCAACGCGACTTCTTTGAGGTCAGCAGACTGCGCCTGGGTTACATATCCTACGAGCTGGGCAACTACAACAAGTGCATCGAAGCACTGAACTTCCCATTCGCTGGCCAACTATTGTCCATTGTGGCCAACTATATGATAGGCAAGTCCTACTACAAGCTGGACCAACTGGAGATGGCTCTCGAGTCCTTTGTCAGTGCCACCCACCTGGACACCCATGTGCCCAACGTTTGGGGCTTCCTGGCGCTCATCAACCTGAGGCTGGGCGAGAACTACAAGGCCATCGAGTGCTGGAAGTACGCCAAAATA CAATCGTTCCGCAGGAGCCCAACTATGCCATTGACGACATGA
- the LOC6526382 gene encoding uncharacterized protein LOC6526382 → MAHGGGISSMAGLEEKPAACVASSTALAIRNSTIIAHRLSIYLPQLLLPSRDPQKLITEINCYVAQFRELLIFIGQARDSPELREKIRKLRRSCVDACKHTAHLITPQPRHCLGSPSERMHLTLLYHLTLQFQHELIKSHRLIQLVPLDMTEYYAPSRTAPSNLGNVISQFLLCKQINPDFQQEELCSIVKDSQELSELLEELQAHMPLTEASPESDLDPAQKSESSLVSLNTPDWYVRQRRRSCKSRSRSLCCCLSKNSAKTF, encoded by the exons ATGGCCCACGGAGGAGGCATCAGCTCGATGGCCGGGCTGGAGGAGAAGCCAGCGGCCTGTGTGGCCAGCAGCACGGCCTTGGCCATTAGGAACTCGACCATAATCGCCCATCGGCTGTCCATTTACCTGccccagctgctgctgccttctCGGGATCCCCAGAAG CTCATCACCGAAATCAACTGCTATGTGGCCCAGTTTCGGGAGCTGCTAATCTTCATTGGCCAGGCCCGCGATTCCCCCGAGCTGCGCGAGAAGATCAGGAAGCTGCGGCGCAGCTGTGTGGATGCCTGTAAGCACACCGCCCACCTAATCACTCCCCAGCCGCGTCACTGCCTGGGCAGCCCCAGTGAGAGGATGCACCTGACCCTGCTCTACCACCTCACGCTGCAGTTTCAGCACGAGTTGATCAAGAGCCATCGTCTGATCCAGCTGGTGCCCTTGGACATGACGGAGTACTATG CTCCATCCCGCACAGCTCCGTCCAATCTGGGCAATGTCATCAGCCAATTTCTGCTGTGCAAGCAAATCAATCCCGACTTTCAGCAGGAGGAGCTGTGCAGCATTGTTAAGGACTCGCAGGAGCTCAGCGAGCttttggaggagctgcaggcCCACATGCCCTTGACAGAGGCTTCTCCGGAATCCGACCTGGATCCAGCACAGAAAT CTGAAAGTAGTCTGGTTTCCCTTAACACTCCGGATTGGTATGTGCGGCAGCGCAGACGGAGTTGCAAGAGCCGGAGCCGCAGTCTCTGTTGCTGCCTTTCCAAGAACTCAGCCAAAACCTTTTAA
- the LOC6526383 gene encoding protein pinocchio isoform X2, with protein sequence MSIASVHGPQIADICSPLSHHNLGLSASLPDLVGSPLEISMDNVLTIEELRQHMGSCFTCGVSWTDDHVSLDCSECGGYSLERPCPLCDGQCGVQWKRDFAMSHACSQARWVGVCISYPEVVAGVQLPVGANAGAATSCAAAAANQLRLAQELCSRLEQLSTSTASKSGRI encoded by the exons ATGTCGATCGCCAGTGTTCACGGTCCCCAAATCGCCGACATCTGCAGTCCCCTGTC GCATCACAATCTCGGTCTGTCTGCCTCGCTGCCAGATCTGGTGGGCAGTCCCCTGGAGATCAGCATGGACAACGTGCTGACCATCGAGGAGCTGCGCCAGCACATGGGCTCCTGCTTCACCTGCGGCGTCTCCTGGACGGACGACCATGTGTCCCTCGACTGCAGCGAGTGCGGTGGCTACAGCCTGGAGCGTCCCTGTCCTCTGTGCGACGGTCAGTGCGGTGTCCAGTGGAAACGTGATTTCGCCATG TCCCATGCCTGCAGCCAAGCTCGCTGGGTGGGCGTGTGCATCAGCTATCCGGAAGTCGTGGCCGGAGTCCAGTTGCCCGTTGGAGCAAACGCTGGAGCCGCCACCTCGtgtgccgccgccgctgcgaATCAACTGCGTCTGGCCCAGGAGCTGTGCTCCCGCCTAGAACAGCTGTCCACGTCGACGGCGAGCAAAAGCGGTCGCATCTAG
- the LOC6526383 gene encoding protein pinocchio isoform X1, whose amino-acid sequence MKTGSSNNNHISASSSSSNNNNSSSLVQQQQQQRATTSVSVSTSHIVTEWEDGIIFDVDDPDFCNLATDKLNFIVPSAANMSIASVHGPQIADICSPLSHHNLGLSASLPDLVGSPLEISMDNVLTIEELRQHMGSCFTCGVSWTDDHVSLDCSECGGYSLERPCPLCDGQCGVQWKRDFAMSHACSQARWVGVCISYPEVVAGVQLPVGANAGAATSCAAAAANQLRLAQELCSRLEQLSTSTASKSGRI is encoded by the exons ATGAAAAcgggcagcagcaacaacaaccacatctcggccagcagcagcagcagcaacaacaacaacagcagctccttggtgcaacaacagcagcagcaacgcgccaccacttccgtttccgtctCCACGTCGCACATTGTCACCGAGTGGGAGGATGGCATCATCTTCGATGTGGACGATCCCGACTTTTGCAATCTGGCCACCGACAAGCTGAACTTCATTG TGCCATCAGCAGCCAACATGTCGATCGCCAGTGTTCACGGTCCCCAAATCGCCGACATCTGCAGTCCCCTGTC GCATCACAATCTCGGTCTGTCTGCCTCGCTGCCAGATCTGGTGGGCAGTCCCCTGGAGATCAGCATGGACAACGTGCTGACCATCGAGGAGCTGCGCCAGCACATGGGCTCCTGCTTCACCTGCGGCGTCTCCTGGACGGACGACCATGTGTCCCTCGACTGCAGCGAGTGCGGTGGCTACAGCCTGGAGCGTCCCTGTCCTCTGTGCGACGGTCAGTGCGGTGTCCAGTGGAAACGTGATTTCGCCATG TCCCATGCCTGCAGCCAAGCTCGCTGGGTGGGCGTGTGCATCAGCTATCCGGAAGTCGTGGCCGGAGTCCAGTTGCCCGTTGGAGCAAACGCTGGAGCCGCCACCTCGtgtgccgccgccgctgcgaATCAACTGCGTCTGGCCCAGGAGCTGTGCTCCCGCCTAGAACAGCTGTCCACGTCGACGGCGAGCAAAAGCGGTCGCATCTAG
- the LOC6526384 gene encoding TBC1 domain family member 23: MEENMWIIELESALLDDCNVNDIYGICQGKALPEALRPDVWQVCLDVRHKSDQMSLFNEIYDLPFQSQLREDCQRHVDRMGNDEEDKVSVVSDLESIITFYCKNRNLQYEPDNGWIELLLPLFALKLNRSDTFNLFESIRDTYIPKGCRPKGNVFHVFRLLLLYHDPELCTLLDTKKITPDLYSLTWFQSLFASCSSLSVIIAMWDLYFQNADPFMVFFLALIILINGREQILEMRSSSKEEIIKFLGLMPCALEFDDVPDFCSLAQYYALKTPTSFKTDYLKALYGKQNDTPRSQEEANKVSQALCLPVSVYELVENSATEFPVPDAVRFFLVDCRPAEQYNAGHLSTAFHLDCNLMLQEPVAFATAVQGLLTAQRQAIEANSNAGGEHLCFMGSGRVEEDQYTHMVVASFLQKNTHYVSLLTGGYASIHDYFGDHMADCLEDHNVRKCLVCQQHNVQQTKSAPLKTSTPSSTDLFSKFSAAMKSKSAEVKGKLLDIIVNPSANGGATASGSNGVQSAPVQERHVSAKERNGKRYRNVAPVFSIDDENEDAFDGAGERDDPPLTGDGKEIVNLNQYFKTADITNAFKCQEVHMSGYMYDSHLIITPGQLVVLRELGRGQAQIMVRRPLASIVKITAKKRHRDLITFKYGFPDGDGLLITDMDRFLIPNAAEVTQLISKLIMKVLDNAK, encoded by the exons ATGGAGGAGAATATGTG GATCATTGAGCTGGAGTCGGCACTGCTGGACGACTGCAATGTCAACGACATCTACGGGATATGCCAGGGCAAGGCTCTGCCGGAGGCACTGCGTCCGGACGTGTGGCAAGTGTGCCTGGATGTGCGCCACAAATCGGATCAAATGTCTCTCTTCAACGAGATCTACGACCTGCCCTTCCAGAGCCAACTGCGCGAGGATTGCCAGCGGCACGTCGATCGCATGGGTAACGATGAGGAGGACAAGGTCTCGGTGGTATCCGACCTCGAGTCCATCATCACCTTCTACTGCAAGAACAGAAACCTTCAGTATGAACCCGACAACGGATGGATTGAACTGCTGCTCCCGCTCTTCGCCCTGAAGCTGAATCGCTCCGACACTTTCAACCTGTTCGAGTCCATACGGGATACCTACATACCCAAGGGTTGCCGGCCCAAGGGCAATGTCTTTCATGTCTTCCGACTGCTCCTGCTCTACCACGATCCCGAGCTGTGCACCCTGCTGGACACCAAGAAGATAACGCCCGACTTGTACTCGCTGACCTGGTTTCAGTCGCTATTCGCCTCCTGCAGCAGCCTGTCGGTGATCATTGCCATGTGGGACCTGTATTTCCAGAACGCCGACCCCTTCATGGTTTTCTTCCTGGCGCTAATTATCTTGATCAACGGCAGGGAGCAGATCCTGGAGATGAGAAGCTCGTCCAAGGAGGAGATCATCAAGTTCCTGGGCCTTATGCCGTGCGCTCTGGAGTTCGACGATGTTCCCGACTTTTGCTCCCTGGCCCAGTACTATGCCCTCAAGACACCAACTTCCTTTAAGACGGACTATCTAAAGGCGCTGTATGGCAAGCAGAATGATACACCGCGCAGCCAGGAGGAGGCGAACAAGGTATCACAGGCCCTGTGCCTGCCCGTCTCCGTTTACGAGCTGGTTGAGAACTCGGCCACGGAGTTTCCTGTGCCGGATGCAGTGCGTTTCTTTCTCGTAGACTGCCGCCCGGCCGAGCAATACAACGCCGGCCACCTGTCCACGGCATTCCATCTGGACTGCAACCTCATGCTCCAGGAACCTGTCGCCTTTGCCACCGCCGTCCAGGGCCTCCTGACCGCCCAGCGGCAGGCCATCGAGGCCAACTCGAACGCCGGCGGCGAGCATCTGTGCTTTATGGGCAGCGGTCGCGTCGAGGAGGATCAGTACACACACATGGTGGTGGCCTCATTCCTGCAGAAGAACACCCACTACGTGTCGCTGCTGACCGGTGGCTACGCCTCCATCCACGACTACTTCGGCGATCACATGGCTGATTGCCTGGAGGATCACAATGTGCGCAAGTGCCTCGTCTGCCAGCAGCACAACGTTCAGCAG ACAAAATCAGCGCCGCTTAAGACTTCAACGCCATCCTCTACAGACCTGTTCAGCAAGTTCTCCGCCGCCATGAAGTCAAAGTCTGCTGAGGTCAAGGGCAAACTACTAGACATCATCGTGAATCCCAGTGCAAATGGCGGAGCCACGGCAAGCGGCTCTAATGGTGTGCAATCGGCGCCGGTACAAGAACGCCATGTTAGCGCGAAGGAGCGGAACGGCAAGCGCTACCGCAACGTGGCACCTGTTTTCAGCATCGACGATGAGAACGAGGATGCCTTCGACGGTGCGGGGGAGCGGGATGACCCACCGCTGACCGGCGACGGCAAGGAGATCGTGAATCTGAACCAGTACTTCAAGACGGCGGACATCACCAACGCCTTCAAGTGCCAGGAGGTGCACATGAGCGGCTACATGTACGACAGTCATTTGATCATCACGCCCGGGCAACTGGTGGTGCTGCGGGAACTGGGACGCGGCCAGGCGCAGATAATGGTGCGTCGCCCGCTGGCCAGCATCGTGAAGATCACGGCAAAGAAGCGACACCGCGACCTGATAACGTTCAAGTACGGATTTCCCGATGGCGACGGCCTGCTCATTACAGACATGGACCGCTTCCTCATCCCAAATGCGGCCGAGGTTACACAGTTGATATCGAAGCTCATCATGAAGGTGCTGGACAACGCCAAGTAG